The genome window CCGGATCGGGATTCAGCTCCAGCAGCACGTTGGGGATCAGGCCCACCTTGTGCTCCCAGCCCTCAAACGGGGCGTCGATGCACAGTGTGCAGTCCAGATCGGGGCGGCGCAGCCAGTCCTCCAGCTCATAGCTGAAGGCCATGTCGCGGGGCGTACGCGCGCCGTAGAGCAGGCTGATCTTGCCGTAATCCGCCTTGCGCTCCAGCAGATGCAGCATGATGGTGCGGATGGGGGCCATGCCGATGCCGCCGCCCACAAAGAAGACGTCCTTGCCCTTCCAGTCGTTGTAGGGGAAGAAGTTGCCCAGGGGGGCGCGCACGCCCACCTTGTCGCCGGGCGACAGACGGTGGATGGCGGCGGTCACTTCACCGGCCTGCATGACCGAGAATTGCAGATAGTCCTTCATGGACGGCGGGGAATTGATGACAAAGGTGGCTTCGCCCGCGCCGAACACTGAAAGCTGGCCCACCTGGCCCGGCTCGTGGCGGAAGGATTTCATATCCTCGGCGTTGTCCAGGATCACCCGCAGGGTCGTGATGTTGCCGGTTTCCCGGATGACCTCGGCCACAGTGGCGGGCATGGGTTTGTAGGGATTGCCCTGAGGCATGGGCCGGGGCGAGATTTCCCGCAGCATGCCCTTGCCCTTGGCGGCTTTGGGGGCCGCGGCGGGTTTAGTCTCAGTCTTGGGGGCCTCGGGAGCCGGAGCCGCGTCGGGCGTTTTCACCGTGGCGGGCGCGGCGCTTTCCCTGACGGCCAGTTCGCCTTCTTCCCGAATCACGGGAGCGTGCTCCTCATGCGCCACAAGCTCCGCGTCCGGGCGCACGGCCGGTGAAACCGCCTGGGCGGCCGCGGGCACTTCGGCGGCCCGGGGCTTGGGCGCAACGTCCTTTTTGGGCGCTGCGGCCTTGG of Desulfovibrio porci contains these proteins:
- a CDS encoding FAD/NAD(P)-binding protein — encoded protein: MLREISPRPMPQGNPYKPMPATVAEVIRETGNITTLRVILDNAEDMKSFRHEPGQVGQLSVFGAGEATFVINSPPSMKDYLQFSVMQAGEVTAAIHRLSPGDKVGVRAPLGNFFPYNDWKGKDVFFVGGGIGMAPIRTIMLHLLERKADYGKISLLYGARTPRDMAFSYELEDWLRRPDLDCTLCIDAPFEGWEHKVGLIPNVLLELNPDPANCVAVLCGPPVMIKFTVQALQKLNFAPENIVTTLEKRMKCGIGICGRCNIGGRYVCVDGPVFTWKELQELPPEL